The segment ccacatgtgccagtgagctgcgccccccccacaactagattggaaaaaaaaaaacacaacaacttgacatcctggaaaaatacactgttccccaataataaaaacaaaaagaaaaaatgagcaacattaaagaaaataatagtatatCAATATATCATATCCATCTTTTAGTATACAGTTGACagttttattcttaaattcttcTAGATAAGTTTACCTAAGATTGTGGGATATGTGATAATCTTTGGGCTTAGAGCTTTCTTGTCTCTTGAATATCTGTTTATATTagggatattttatttatttgacttaaaGAAGATGGAGCACATAATTATGTCTTGAAAATGTAATTTCCtatattgtgattttaaaagtttcaaaaataaaaattagacgATTATTCTGGCTGAATACATTGCTATAGATCATAGTCTGCATTCTCATTGCTTAATTTTTGACTAAATTTTTGGGACCTTGAAATATAGGTGTATTTCCTCTCATAAATAGCTTTAGAAAACCTTTTAGATTAGTAAATTACAGCACTTATTTAGTAAACATAACATACTTTTTTATTTGCCAAAGGATTAAgagcattttgattttaaatttattgcgaTTCATGCATTTATTGAGTAGTTGCTATGTGGGAGGCACTGCTCTGGGTTCTTGGGATATAAAGATTTGTAGATCTTTATTAAACCTGAAGTGGGTGGGTTAATGACAAGTAATAAAGAAATATGTTGTGTAGTAAGTTAGGAGTAAGGAGTTAGCAAGGGAGATTTTGGGAAGTATTGGGAAAAGTAAGTGCAAAGGCCAGAATATGCTTAACATGTCAAGGAACAGTGAAGAGTTCGGTGTTTTCATTGTGACTGGAGCAGAATGAGAGTGGGGCGAATAGTAagagtagtagtaatagtaatagagtagatcagagagaaagacagggttGGAGAAGGAAGGTCTTATGGTAAACCATTGAAaggatttgttttttacttttaggaGCCACTGGAGAGTTTTCAGCAGAAGAATTGGAGGCtctgacttatgttttaaaaaggaacattctGGCTACTCTGATATGAATAACCTAGGGAAGAGGAGCAGAAGTGGAAGCAGGGGAATTAGAAGCCTTTCTAATAATCTAGGGCCAGAGATGATGGTCAAAGTTATAGCAGTAAAGGTAGTGAAAAGTGATaaattcttgatatattttgaagatagggCCAATAGGAATTTCCTGACACACCATAATAACTTGTTAAAGTGAATGCAAGTTTTGTGAAAAGgtacaaagtaaaattttagttCAAATCCAGAATTACTGAGAATCTATTTTTTTCAGCTTCCTAGAATCTTTGTAGAATTGAAAGCTTATTTTTGTAGAAAGCTACTCCATATTACTAAAACTCCATTAAAAGGAGCATGTTATGTTTGAATGGCTTAGTAAAATATCTTAGAAAACTTAGATGTAGAGAGAGCTTCATTTCAGCAGTTGTAGGACAGTTCCATTCAAATTAATGCATTGTCATTCATTTCTGTAAGGACACTTAATCCAGACATTTCCTTGAAATAAGGTGATCTAAGGCATAATGAGAAACTGCATTGCAAACTTAAAAGCTTAATAACAAAAGCTTTCTAATGTTTATTAAAGATTGGTCATCAAGATGCTCTTAACCCTTAACTTTGAGTAGATCATTGTTAGTTTTGTCTTAGTTTCTTCATGAGTAAGAATAAGCACAATGCtagaaattacaagaaaatgaCAACAGGTTAAAGTAAAGTTACATCAAAAGTAGAAATACAGGTTGACATAAATATCaccattaaatatatttgaaaggaaTTTTTGAAATTTCTCGTATGTAGACATTGGCCATTAGTTTATTAGTGGGAGCACAAGAAGAGAATagatttgttccttttttttttttttttttttttttttttgcagcacaGAAGAAAAACTACCTTAGTTAATGGAGGGCAATTTTGACCTGGATGTTGAGGATAATTCATGTATGTCTGAAATTAGATTCCCTTATAGCCTATTACAGCCAACCTCATAAAAGCTTTGTTTCTCCTGTGAGGTGGTAATAACAATCTCACCCAAACAAATGGCAAAATCTTTTTGAGGGCAGGgtgatggcattttttttctagtctagagtttctcaaacttttttgaaatctgaaaacacttaaaaCTAAAGCTTCTGAGTTAAATAAACCCgtaaatcagaaaaagaaaacactgctttGTTGAGAAAGTTGGAAGGAGAGAGCAACTATTTGCCCAATATTGTTTCCTATGTCtagatgaaataatttttccatcacagtttgaaaatcactttaTGGTGACTCCTGACATAAGCTCTGGAGCTGACTTCAGAATACCAGCAGGTAGCTTGCCTGAGAGCATTGTTATAAAGAAGGTCATGGATGTGTTCCTCACTGTATCTAATTGGTAGTTTACTGTGAATTTGGTGTGAAAAACCATAAATGTCATGCAAAgctaacttatttttaatttaaacttgaaTATTTATGATTCAGACTGCTAATTAGGGTGTGTTGAAGCCTCAGTATTAAAATTTATCCTCAATATAATAGAGTTTATTTCTCTATTTGATAAAAAGCCTTCCAGTTTTCAGTGACCAGTGAAAGGGTGATGACTTCATtcgttttcatttaattttaaggcctttttctttctgaaacaaaatacattttgtgatggagtgttttcatttttgttcttaagCTGTAacttaaaagagaaaggaatctcAGTATTTTGAGATTTGTGCTATAGGAGAGCAGAAAGGAGTCTTTTAATGTGTTTGGGTAAGcatatataagaaatattaataaagatgtgACTATGGCAAGGATtagatttatacttaaaaatttctTCAATACTCAAATCCGTGATGTGACATTGTATTGTTACTtttctattaacatttttgtgtgtctCTTAAATTGTAGAAGGCAGGGGACAGTCTTGTATGTCTTTGAATTGCCCTTAGTTTTCAGAATAGATGTTTGTTTAATAAAGGGCTATAAGTAGTTCTAGTGTTTGTACTGTTTAACATAAAAATTCCCCAGGGTAATCGCTAGATATGTTTTCTTctgatgtatattttaaagtatattatctGTAGTTTTGGCTTTTCTAGTAAGGACAGACCTCGTATTctactattttcaattttttccttaattgttAGCTATGCAATCGTGCCGTTTTCACAAACTAATTtccctttttatcattatgtctAACTTTGTTATCCAGTtaattcactgttttatttttggtaaatatcTATAAATGAAATAGGCCAATTGTTCTCACATAGTTTAGGGAAAGAATGTTAAACTTGATGGTAGGTACAAATGCTAAGTTTGATCagattaagatttaaaaaaaaaattagtgaaaaaaaaacTAGTTAATGAGATTGGGTGGGACTGCTCTAATTTCTTCTACTTACTGTATAATTTGCTGCCAGGTAAATATTTGTAAGTCACAAGTCTGATCATACCATTTTTTAATCTTCAACAGCTTCCCTGGTTCTGAGAAGcagaactaatatttattaagcaccttttGTTAGacactgaacatttaaaaaaaattacttaattctTAAATTTGTATAGATATGTGGCCCCACTttatagataggggaatcatgtCTGAAGAGGTTTTGGGCTTTACTCTTGTcataaattaggaaataatacTCAAATTTGAAATTAGTTCTATTTACtcatgttttctacttttttgttgCTCCTTAacagtaatgttttatttattacaaaagtGAAATTACTAAACATTTTGTTTGACTACCTTATGGctgatattgttaaaattaatatttagttgAGGCTAATACAATAAACCTCTAGACTATAAGactgaaaatttattattttagctgAAATATTagtcaaaaatttaaattacaagaACAGTTTCTCATTACCATTAGTTGTTAGTGTGGCAAATATGCAGTATAATCTTAATAGATGTTTACTTGCAGTTGTGGTCAAAGGAGAAGTCAGGTATTTACAGCCAGGTGGTGGTGGTTCTTTTCTtaacctttcttttccttttttcttcatgttctttATAGTCTTGATTTTGTCTGATTAAAGATAATTTTCACGTATGTTGATGTACATAGCTAGATATTTTCCCTCGTAAAATTTTGATGCGACAGCaatcatgtattttaattcaACCTCAAGAATGTGAAGAATctccaaataaaactttataagaGACTTATTCATTGCTTTCACATAAATAacctaaattaaaattacatgtaaTTCTTAAAGGTTATTTAATGTTGCTGGTATATCAAATACTTCTGAAAGATTGTCTCaaatatataatcttaaaattcttTAGCTTGGTTCTCATCAAAATGTGGTTCATGAGCTCTTTGTAACTAGTCAGAGGAAATAAATGCAGAATccaagaacatttaaaaacaatttgacagTAATTTTATGTCTCTTGAATCTAGTAAGGATGgggcttagattttttttttttgaacattttatatgttttgcaAAAGTGGGCTTGcagatatgaaataaaaattggtgCTTCACCTTAGATAGTTGGAGAAGCATAGATAGTTAAATACTGTCACTATTTGTATTAACTGTCCACTTCTATTTCCCTTTTTAAGTATTTGAATATCCTAATTGTTTTGGGGCATAAAATTTGGTAGATATCACAGGAGTGTATTGAAACTTCTTGAAAAATTTTGTAAATTCTAAAATCTAATACGAAATTACGTTTTAGGGAATTAGTTTTGAGGAAACATGTAATAGAAATCaggttgtttttaaaagttttgaggAAGTTGTTAAGGTAACTAGTACATTTTAGTTAACACCAAGCATAGTCTCCagtcatagaaagaaaaattgagggaggggaaaggacGAGTTTCCTCAAACTCGTTGGAAGGAGTCGAGACAACATGCATATTTAGTTAATAAGGGCTATTTTAAATTTGTGAGATAACtaaatttttgtgttattttaattgtCAGAATTGTAAATTTTGAGGTCATCGTGCATTTATTTATAACAATCATAAACTGATTTCTTGAAACATATAACGTTAATTTGCATAGTGCATTGTTATGAACAtctttaatatgtatatagtttAATGTGTGTAATTCATATTTaagatttgtctgtttttctcctttttctaggaAGATGATCCATATGATCTTGAAGACCTTTCTGCACAGAAATGAGGGAAATACAAACAACCAAATATAGTTCCGAAATTCAGGATCGGTATTTtgagatgattttattttcagaatgagCAGTATATCTGGTTACCTTTGTGAATGTAGAGACATGAGAAGAGAGTTATGATGGCAAAAAACAAAGAGCCTCGTCCCCCATCCTATACTATCAGTGTAGTTGGACTCTCTGggactgaaaaagacaaaggtAACTGTGGAGTTGGAAAGTCTTGTTTGTGCAATAGATTTGTACGCTCAAAAGCAGATGAATATTATCCGGAGCATACTTCTGTGCTTAGCACCATTGACTTTGGAGGACGAGTAGTAAACAATGATCACTTTTTGTACTGGGGTGACATAACACAAAGTGGTGAAGATGGAATAGAATGCAAAATTCATGTCATTGAACAAACAGAGTTCATTGATGACCAGACTTTCTTGCCTCATCGGAGTACGAATTTGCAACCATATATAAAACGTGCAGCTGCCTCTAAATTGCAGTCGGCAGAAAAACTAATGTACATTTGCACTGATCAACTAGGCTTGGAGCAAGACTTCGAACAGAAGCAAATGCCTGAAGGGAAACTCAATGTAGATGGATTTTTATTGTGCATTGACGTCAGTCAGGGATGCAATAGGAAATTTGATGATCAACTTAAATTTGTGAATAATCTTTTTGTTCAACTATCAAAGTCAAAAAAACCTGTAATAATAGCAGCAACTAAATGTGATGAATGTGTGGATCATTATCTTAGAGAAGTTCAGGCATTTGCTTCAAACAAGAAGAATCTTCTTGTAGTGGAAACATCAGCACGATTTAATGTCAACATTGAAACATGTTTCACTGCACTGGTACAAATGTTGGATAAAACTCGTGGAAAGCCTAAAATTATTCCCTATCTGGATGCTTATAAAACACAGAGACAACTTGTTGTCACAGCAACAGATAAGTTTGAAAAACTTGTGCAGACTGTGAGAGATTATCATGCAACTTGGAAAACTGTtagtaataaattaaaaaatcatcctGATTATGAAGAATACATCAACTTAGAGGGAACAAGAAAGGCCAGAAGTACATTCTCAAAACATATAGAACAACTTAAACAGGAACatataagaaaaaggagagaagaatatATAAATACCTTACCAAGAGCATTTAACACTCTTTTGCCAAATCTAGAAGAGATTGAACATTTGAATTGGTCAGAAGCTTTGAAGTTAATGGAGAAGAGAGCAGATTTTCAATTATGTTTTGTGGTGCTAGAAAAAACACCTTGGGATGAAACTGACCATATAGATAAAATTAATGATAGGCGAATCCCATTTGACCTCCTAAGCACTTTAGAAGCTGAAAAAGTCTATCAGAATCATGTACAACATCTAATATCAGAGAAACGGAGggtagaaatgaaggaaaaattcaaaaagaCTTTGGAAAAAATTCAGTTCATATCACCTGGGCAACCGTGGGAGGAAGTTATGTGCTTTGTTATGGAGGATGAAGCCTTCAAATATATTACTGAGGCTGATAGCAAAGAAGTGTATGGTAGGCATCAGCGAGAAATTGTTGAAAAAGCCAAAGAAGAGTTTCAGGAAATGCTTTTTGAGCATTCTGAACTTTTTTATGATTTAGATCTTAATGCAACACCTAGTTCAGATAAAATGAGTGAAATTCATACAGTTTTGAGTGAAGAACCTAGATATAAAGCTTTACAGAAACTTGCACCTGATAGGGAGTCTCTTCTACTTAAGCATATAGGGTTTGTTTATCATCCCACTAAAGAAACATGTCTTAGTGGCCAAAATTGTACAGACATTAAAGTAGAACAGTTACTTGCCAGTAGTCTTTTGCAGTTGGATCATGGCCGCTTACGGTTGTATCATGATAGTACCAATATAGATAAAGTTAACCTTTTCATTTTAGGGAAGGATGGCCTTGCCCAAGAACTAGCAAATGAGATAAGGACACAATCCACTGATGATGAGTATGCCTTAGATGGAAAAATTTATGAACTTGATCTTCGACCAATTGATGCCAAGTCGCCTTACTTTTTAAGTCAGTTATGGACTGCTGCCTTTAAACCACATGGGTGCTTCTGTGTATTTAATTCCATTGAGTCActgaattttattggggaatttattggaaaaataagAACTGAAGCTTCTCAGatcagaaaagacaaatatatggCTAATCTTCCATTTACATTAATTCTGGCTAATCAGAGGGATTCTACCAGTTCTACCAGTAAGAATCTACCAATTCTCAGGCACCAAGGGCAACAGCTGGCAAACAAGTTACAGTGTCCTTTTGTAGATGTACCTGCTAGTACATATCCTCGTAAATTTAATGAAACCCAAATAAAGCAAGCTCTAAGAGGAGTATTAGAATCAGTTAAACATAATTTAGATGTGGTGAGCCCAGTTCCCACCAATAAGGATGTATCAGAAGCTGATTTGAGAATTGTCATGTGTGCCATGTGTGGTGATCCATTTAGTGTGGATCTTATTCTTTCACCCTTCCTTGAGTCTCATTCTTGCAGTGCTGCTCAAGCTGGACAGAATAATTCCCTAATGCTTGATAAAATCATTGGTGAAAAAAGGAGGCGAATACAGATCACAATATTATCATATCATTCCTCGATTGGAGTAAGGAAAGATGAACTGGTTCACGGATATATATTAGTTTATTCTGCCAAACGGAAAGCATCAATGGGAATGCTTCGAGCATTTCTATCAGAAGTTCAGGACACCATTCCTGTACAGCTGGTGGCAGTTACCGACAGCCAGGcagatttttttgaaaatgaggCCATCAAGGAGTTAATGACTGAAGGAGAACATATTGCAACTGAGATAACTGCTAAATTTACAGCATTGTATTCTTTGTCTCAGTATCATCGGCAAACCGAGGTCTTTACACTGTTTTTCAGTGatgttctagagaaaaaaaatatgatagaAAATTCCTATTTATCTGATAATACAAGGGAATCAACCCATCAAAGTGAGGATGTTTTTCTACCATCTCCCAGGGACTGTTTTCCCTATAACAACTACCCTGATTCAGATGATGATACAGAAGCACCACCTCCTTATAGTCCAATTGGGGATGATGTACAGTTGCTTCCAACACCTAGTGACCGTTCCAGATATAGATTAGATTTGGAAGGAAATGAATATCCTATTCATAGCACCCCCAACTGTCATGACCATGAACGCAACCATAAAGTGCCTCCACCTATTAAACCTAAACCAGTTGTACCTAAGACAAATGTGAAAAAACTGGACCCaaaccttttaaaaacaattgaagcTGGTATTGGTAAAAATCCAAGAAAACAGACTTCCCGGGTGCCTTTGGCACATCCTGAAGATATTGATCCTTCAGATAACTATGCGGAACCCATTGACACAATTTTCAAACAGAAGGGCTATTCTGATGAGATATATGTTGTTCCAGATGATAGTCAGAATCGCATTATTAAAATTCGAAACTCGTTTGTAAATAACACCCAAGGGGATGAAGAAAATGGGTATTCTGATAGAACCTCAAAAAGTCATGGGGAACGGAGACcttcaaaatacaaatacaaatctAAAACCCTGTTTAGTAAAGCCAAGTCATACTATAGAAGAACACACTCAGATGCAAGTGACGATGAAGCTTTCACTACttctaaaacaaaaaggaaaggaagacatCGTGGAAGCGAAGAAGATCCACTTCTTTCTCCTGTTGAAACGTGGAAAGGTGGTATTGATAACCCTGCAATCACTTCAGACCAGGAATTAgatgataaaaaaatgaagaagaaaacccacaaagtaaaagaagataaaaaggtAAGTTTAATTTATGGTCAATAATGTTTATACAgatgtttgtttttgccttttaaaaattatatatatatatttaaagataatggATTTGACATCAGTGAGAACTTAAGCTGCCTTATGTCACTCAGTAAATATAATTAgctctttaattttctgaatattttgtgagggtagattattttttattttaattgcatttcgtTTATTTGTGCTTTATCTTATTTGAGGGAAAAAGTTTGGTTTTGTGTTCTTATGTTCCTCAGCATAAAAATTCTGAGTGACTATGTTTATTCTCTTTACAGAAACTCAGATATAaagtgattttattctttttttttgtttgaaagcATTCCATTTGTCTTTTTCCCCTCTGACCTACCAGTTTTGCAATATTAATTTGATACACCTATCTCACTCAAGGATATTACCAATACAGTCAAACTGTAATAATTTGTAGTCTTGGAAATTTATTAACTTTTCCAAGCAGCTTCTTTGTGGATAGTGAGTGGTATACTGCCTAAAGACTTGCAGAAAGGTTTCTTTAGTTTGAATTGTAGAATCTTGACTAAATAGCaagttgttatattttaaatggttactAGTTTAAATGGTTACTAGTCTCATGGTGTTAAGCATTAGAAACCCAAATATGTatgctattaaaattgtatttagtcatttaaatttttattagatcTTTTTCACAGTGGTACTTCAGCACCTTCACTTCCAATACTATTTGACACCTGACTGTACACAAACTTTTATTCAAGGTTTTAAAGATAGCATTCAGTAAGCTTTTATTCTATGTATTGATAATTTCTTTATCAGTTAAATCAGTAATCTTACTATTTACTACAGCCGACTACTGTTTACTAACCCCAATTAAAGATACAGATATTTTGAAAAGCTTATTTCAGATAGTTTCCTACGCCTAGTAATTGCTGTCCATTATAGTGGGAtagactccattttattttctaagtttaatattttctaagtttcaatgttttcttctcatttactATGCTCTAGATTAGGCATGTAAACTGTTTTGAAGTAAGATTCAGCCAGACTTACAGCACAAACTCAATTCACGGCACACTACTAATTAAATATCTCTGGCATCTTTTCAGTCACCCTGGTACACTAGTTCTTGCTACATATTTTATCACTCCTAAAAGACttcaggatttttcttttaatttgcttatgttattaaaattacttaatgcttattagtaaaaataaagcatccaccatctttctattttaaattgcttttatttttgagtgttatttttccatttttgatcaCAAGTCTACTTAattgttttgttaactttttattttaatataatttcaacTTAGAGAATAGTTGCAGGAAGAGTAAACAGAGCTCTTGTATACTTTCCCAAGATTTACCAGCTGTATACATTTTGTCCCACTTGGCTtgagccgtgtgtgtgtgtgtgtgtgtgtgtgtgtgtgtgtgtgtgtgtgtgtagggatttatttatttgtttttgagcCCTTTGAGATCAAGTTGGATATATAGGACTCTTTATCATGAAATGCTTTATTGTGTATTTCCTAATAACAAGAACATTCTCTTAAATGGCAACAGTACAGATActaaattatgaaatttaacaGTGTTGCAATACTACAATAGtaccccttatccacaggggatagttccaagacccccagtggattgcagttagtacCAAACACTGTATTTActgttttttcttatacatacatacctatgataaagtttaatttataaattagcacagtaagagattaacgaTAACTAATAGTAATAGGTAACAATTACAATGATATGccgtaataaaagttatgtgagtgTGGCATTATTGAGTAAATTAATggtacttgaacacaagcactgtgatggTCGATCTGATAACCTAGATGTATACTAATGACTAATGAGTGGATGACATATACAGTGGGTAtatactggacaaagggataaaTCATGTCCTGGGCAGGATGAATTGGGACAGCTAGAGGTTTTATTCCACTACTCAAGTGTGTAAtttgaaacttatgaattgtttatttttggaattttccatttaatgtttttggactGAGGTTGATGCAGGTAACAAACTGAAAAGGGAAGCCGTGAATGGGGGTAGAGGACTACTGTATTTAATCTACAGTCTATGTTCAAAAACAGATTTTGTtcaaaaacagatttttgaacattttgaacCTATGTCCCAATAGTGTTTTTTGACACCAGAATACCCAATTTTTATTTAGTTGGAATTATAGTGTATacataatatttttccatattttttcactTAGTTTTATTTCTCCACATTGCTCATAGTCTTTCAAATTATACTTTTAGTCATTACATAGTTTTCCATTTAGCAAATTGTATCAAAATCGGATGGTTAGGCttccaagttttaattttttttcttttttcccttcttccgcctctccccgactctggttcaagccattgtttctcagtctagttgtgtaggacacagctccctggcccatgctggtattatgagccttgcgcccccctccccacttccctgaggcagttggtcaccagtccTCAGtcggccgctcacgctggcccATCTGGGCCACTCATGGCAGtgcagcagcccagctccagggcgagccattgttcacaatcttagctgtagagggcgcagctcactggtccatgtgggaattgaactggcgaccttggtgttaggagcacagcactccaaccacctgagccactgggcaggccctcaacttttaattttcacttttattgcaGTGGCCAATTTGCATAAAAGTTTGTTCCTTtagattatttctttaggatacaTGTACAGAAAGCTTGAGTATTTCAATGACTTGGTATTTATTATTCCTATAGATCTTGCAGTGTTAATTTCTTAACTATGAGCACTGTGAGGGAAAGGAGTATGccaaatttgtatttatatcgTGAAATTTTGGCATGGTCCCTGATTCCAGTTAGTTTATTAATGATAATGTTCcttgaattgaattaaatctcCTCTCATCTGATTTGTCCTACATAGTCacttaattatatttcaatgattctagaatccattttttaaacttttaaaaatgtcttaaatctGGATTGATGGCATGTCATAATttaacaggtttttttcttttttagaggtAAATAATGGTGCTGTTTTTAATCATTGGAATCTTAACCTTACTAAGTACAGTAATTTGACTTTGATGATTATTCCTTGTATTTGTATTCCACAAATACAAATGGGAATTCATATCAGACCTAGATTCTCTTCCTCCCCACTTGTAAATGATTCATGTTTGATTCCACACAATACTTTGTATAATATACCTCTTTTCATTTGATGTCAGTTTTCCTCGGTTGTATTGATGTAGTGAATTGGCTTTGAGTTTTACTTCTAATCTGCTTTCTATTGATTTGACAGTGGTCTCGGCTATCTTACTTTTAGAGCTGTTACAGAATTTTCATGCACTTTTATAtaacattgtttaatttttagttttctgcgTTATGATATTTGAATTCTtaacaaaattacagaaatgataTTTTAGATCTATAAGTAATTTCTAAAATCTGATGTCACTTAAAATGTTTGGTGTCTGGACCTGTTATcctaaaaagataaacataggTTACAAGGCAACTTCATAGATACACTTTTGTGccacatatattatattttagggttttgtatttatatatacacagtgaCATGCCTTGCATCTCTCTGTGGTTAACTGTATTACAGTTATCCGTCTGGTTTTTCCTTTAAGCATTACAGAAAGTCTGGAGCACTTTAGTGCAGCTTAGTTTGCCTAAAAATTATTCTCATAGTGGAGCTGGACTTGAGTAATTAAAGTTGTCTTATGTTTTAATTCAGTAAGCACACACTAAAAACATGCTTAAGTCTGTAAAAAAGGTGTTGAAGTACATAAAAAGTTGAAGCTGTGCATCCCTTAAAGAGCTTCAGTATTAGTTTGAGAGACAGTAGTACCCTGTGGTTGGGGCAGGGTTAGAAAGTACTACAAGAGCAACTTAAGGAAGCATGGTGTAGTAATTAAGAGTACATGGTCTAGAGCCCACTTCTGGGATTTG is part of the Rhinolophus sinicus isolate RSC01 linkage group LG03, ASM3656204v1, whole genome shotgun sequence genome and harbors:
- the ARHGAP5 gene encoding rho GTPase-activating protein 5 isoform X2 — protein: MMAKNKEPRPPSYTISVVGLSGTEKDKGNCGVGKSCLCNRFVRSKADEYYPEHTSVLSTIDFGGRVVNNDHFLYWGDITQSGEDGIECKIHVIEQTEFIDDQTFLPHRSTNLQPYIKRAAASKLQSAEKLMYICTDQLGLEQDFEQKQMPEGKLNVDGFLLCIDVSQGCNRKFDDQLKFVNNLFVQLSKSKKPVIIAATKCDECVDHYLREVQAFASNKKNLLVVETSARFNVNIETCFTALVQMLDKTRGKPKIIPYLDAYKTQRQLVVTATDKFEKLVQTVRDYHATWKTVSNKLKNHPDYEEYINLEGTRKARSTFSKHIEQLKQEHIRKRREEYINTLPRAFNTLLPNLEEIEHLNWSEALKLMEKRADFQLCFVVLEKTPWDETDHIDKINDRRIPFDLLSTLEAEKVYQNHVQHLISEKRRVEMKEKFKKTLEKIQFISPGQPWEEVMCFVMEDEAFKYITEADSKEVYGRHQREIVEKAKEEFQEMLFEHSELFYDLDLNATPSSDKMSEIHTVLSEEPRYKALQKLAPDRESLLLKHIGFVYHPTKETCLSGQNCTDIKVEQLLASSLLQLDHGRLRLYHDSTNIDKVNLFILGKDGLAQELANEIRTQSTDDEYALDGKIYELDLRPIDAKSPYFLSQLWTAAFKPHGCFCVFNSIESLNFIGEFIGKIRTEASQIRKDKYMANLPFTLILANQRDSTSSTSKNLPILRHQGQQLANKLQCPFVDVPASTYPRKFNETQIKQALRGVLESVKHNLDVVSPVPTNKDVSEADLRIVMCAMCGDPFSVDLILSPFLESHSCSAAQAGQNNSLMLDKIIGEKRRRIQITILSYHSSIGVRKDELVHGYILVYSAKRKASMGMLRAFLSEVQDTIPVQLVAVTDSQADFFENEAIKELMTEGEHIATEITAKFTALYSLSQYHRQTEVFTLFFSDVLEKKNMIENSYLSDNTRESTHQSEDVFLPSPRDCFPYNNYPDSDDDTEAPPPYSPIGDDVQLLPTPSDRSRYRLDLEGNEYPIHSTPNCHDHERNHKVPPPIKPKPVVPKTNVKKLDPNLLKTIEAGIGKNPRKQTSRVPLAHPEDIDPSDNYAEPIDTIFKQKGYSDEIYVVPDDSQNRIIKIRNSFVNNTQGDEENGYSDRTSKSHGERRPSKYKYKSKTLFSKAKSYYRRTHSDASDDEAFTTSKTKRKGRHRGSEEDPLLSPVETWKGGIDNPAITSDQELDDKKMKKKTHKVKEDKKRKKTKNFNPPTRRNWESNYFGMPLQDLVTAEKPIPLFVEKCVEFIEDTGLCTEGLYRVSGNKTDQDNIQKQFDQDHSISLVSMEVTVNAVAGALKAFFADLPDPLIPYSLHPELLEAAKIPDKTERLHALKEIVKKFHPVNYDVFRYVITHLNRVSQQNKVNLMTADNLSICFWPTLMRPDFENREFLSTTKIHQSVVETFIQQCQFFFYNGEIVEIANTVAPPPPSNPGQLVEPMVPLQLPPPLQPQLIQPQLQTDPLGII